One Nematostella vectensis chromosome 10, jaNemVect1.1, whole genome shotgun sequence genomic window carries:
- the LOC116617328 gene encoding uncharacterized protein LOC116617328, which produces MDKVLRPERLETDPNSSTAQKEWLHWKRTFENFVQVLPQTGLDKLTVLTNFVSPTLFQHIEDCTEYDAAIEALQALYVRPRNEIFARHLLATRRQQPSESLDEYLQALKTLSKDCDFKSVTAAQYSEENIRDAFITGLQSNTIRQRLLENKTLDLKTMFDQARALESAMRSSESYGAPQIPINAALPCNSTSLSAEQPDESTVATMKPDKATCFFCGNKKHPRPKCPALEAICNKCQKKGHFAKVCKGKAVPKERVSAATWSPILATLTANPPESLSKSCGVVNIQGLQVKALFDSGSSGSYIHPSLVEQASLTVQPSSSTVSMATSSTGAIKVSGTCTVDLTYQGRRYEGLKFSVLPGLCADLILGVDFQSKHESVIFQYKGSEPPLSVCSFSTLNVDPPEPFANLTADCHPIATKSRRYSQEDSTFIDEEVKRLLNEGIIEPSRSPWRAQVVVTKDENHKKRLVIDYSQTINRFTLLDAFPLPRITDLVNQIAQYKVFSTIDLRSAYHQIPLKDEDKPYTAFEARGNLYQFSRLPFGVTNGLACFQREMTKFVEENNLKAVFPYLDNITICGKDQEEHDSNLQSFLEAAKRKNICYNNDKSIFSTRRLPILGYVVEEGNISPDPERLRPLRELPVPSDSKSLNRCLGLFSYYSQWIPAYSDRIKPITSCKVFPLPEPAVAAFESIKKTVEEAFVSAIDESIPFEVETDASEVALAATLSQNGRPVAFFSRALQGSELKHASVEKEAQAIVEAVRHWRHFLTGRHFTLKTDQKSVSYMFDQCHKGKIKNDKIMRWKIELSCYSFDIIYRPGKENIPPDTLSRATCATLSEDPLYQLHESLCHPGVTRLNHFVRTKNLPYSLEEIKSMSRGDQGDVRRSSSGSSIPTWMSEPGPVLLKRHVRASKTDPLVDEVELLQANPHYAHVRYPDGRETTVSTKHLAPKGEVPTMYPLPQVKPTVPGEHHPATGSSPPSSEIEVEIGVGEEVPQVSTGLDGQPPLRRSERTRRPVDRLNL; this is translated from the exons ATGGATAAAGTACTGCGTCCTGAACGCCTAGAAACCGATCCAAATAGCAGCACGGCCCAGAAGGAATGGCTCCATTGGAAAAGGACCTTCGAGAATTTCGTACAAGTTCTACCTCAGACGGGCTTGGACAAGTTGACCGTTTTAACTAACTTTGTTTCTCCAACACTCTTCCAACACATCGAAGATTGTACGGAATACGATGCAGCAATTGAGGCGCTACAAGCCCTTTATGTTAGACCACGGAATGAGATCTTCGCTCGCCATCTACTTGCAACGAGACGCCAGCAACCATCGGAAAGCTTAGATGAGTACTTGCAAGCTCTGAAAACACTGAGTAAGGACTGTGATTTTAAGAGTGTAACCGCAGCGCAGTACAGCGAAGAGAACATACGGGATGCGTTTATTACAGGTCTGCAATCCAACACAATCAGGCAACGATTGTTGGAGAACAAAACACTTGATCTAAAGACCATGTTTGACCAGGCTCGAGCTCTGGAGTCAGCTATGAGGAGTTCAGAATCATATGGAGCACCACAGATACCTATAAATGCAGCACTACCTTGTAACAGCACCTCATTGTCAGCAGAACAGCCTGACGAGTCTACTGTAGCTACAATGAAACCCGATAAAGCTACTTGCTTTTTCTGTGGAAACAAGAAACACCCTCGACCGAAGTGTCCTGCCCTGGAGGCTATTTGCAACAAGTGTCAAAAGAAAGGCCATTTTGCTAAAGTTTGTAAAGGAAAGGCGGTTCCAAAAGAAAGAGTTTCGGCAGCAACTTGGTCCCCGATACTCGCCACATTGACAGCTAACCCACCAGAATCCCTCTCTAAATCATGTGGTGTCGTCAATATCCAAGGATTGCAAGTCAAGGCCCTGTTTGACAGTGGGAGTAGTGGAAGCTATATCCATCCCAGTCTAGTAGAGCAAGCAAGTCTGACAGTCCAGCCCTCATCTAGTACCGTATCCATGGCAACCTCCTCGACAGGCGCCATCAAGGTTAGTGGTACTTGCACAGTTGATCTTACCTACCAAGGACGGAGATATGAAGGCCTCAAGTTTTCTGTACTCCCTGGGCTATGTGCAGACCTGATATTAGGAGTAGACTTTCAGTCAAAGCACGAAAGTGTCATTTTCCAGTACAAGGGCTCCGAACCGCCCCTCTCCGTCTGTAGCTTCAGCACTCTGAATGTAGACCCGCCTGAGCCATTTGCAAACCTGACAGCAGACTGTCATCCTATTGCCACAAAGTCACGCCGCTACAGCCAAGAAGATTCCACGTTCATTGATGAAGAAGTTAAGAGGCTGCTTAATGAAGGAATCATTGAGCCCAGTCGCTCTCCATGGCGAGCACAAGTTGTAGTAACCAAGGATGAGAATCACAAGAAGAGGCTAGTAATTGATTACTCACAGACCATCAACAGGTTTACCCTCCTCGACGCATTCCCATTACCACGAATAACCGACTTGGTTAACCAGATCGCCCAGTACAAAGTCTTCAGCACTATAGATCTACGCAGTGCTTATCATCAGATCCCTCTCAAAGATGAGGATAAACCGTACACAGCATTCGAAGCTAGAGGTAACCTGTATCAGTTTAGCCGACTCCCATTCGGCGTCACCAACGGGTTGGCCTGCTTCCAGAGAGAGATGACTAAGTTTGTGGAAGAGAACAATCTCAAGGCGGTCTTCCCTTATCTCGACAACATCACAATCTGTGGGAAAGACCAAGAAGAGCATGATTCCAACCTTCAGAGTTTCCTTGAAGCTGCTAAGCGCAAGAACATCTGCTATAACAACGACAAGAGCATCTTCTCCACCAGGCGTCTTCCTATCCTTGGATATGTGGTTGAGGAAGGGAATATCAGTCCAGACCCAGAACGTCTACGCCCTTTGCGAGAGCTACCCGTTCCAAGTGACTCAAAGTCTCTGAACAGATGCCTCGGATTGTTTTCCTACTACTCACAATGGATACCCGCATACTCGGATCGAATCAAGCCAATAACCTCCTGCAAGGTTTTTCCATTACCCGAGCCCGCTGTCGCGGCCTTTGAGAGTATCAAGAAGACGGTGGAGGAAGCTTTTGTTAGTGCAATCGATGAAAGCATTCCATTTGAAGTTGAGACGGATGCTTCAGAGGTGGCATTAGCTGCCACTCTCAGCCAAAATGGGAGGCCAGTTGCATTCTTCTCAAGAGCCTTACAGGGCAGCGAGCTCAAGCACGCCTCAGTTGAGAAAGAGGCACAAGCGATTGTAGAAGCTGTCCGACACTGGAGGCACTTCCTAACAGGGAGGCACTTCACTCTTAAAACAGACCAGAAATCAGTATCTTACATGTTTGACCAGTGCCACAAAGGGAAGATCAAGAATGATAAGATCATGCGGTGGAAGATCGAACTCTCCTGCTATAGTTTCGATATCATTTACCGTCCTGGTAAAGAGAACATTCCACCCGACACTCTGTCCAGAGCTACTTGCGCCACGTTGAGTGAAGATCCCCTCTACCAGCTCCACGAGTCACTCTGTCATCCAGGGGTCACCCGACTCAACCACTTCGTACGCACCAAGAACCTCCCTTATTCCCTTGAGGAGATCAAGAGCATGTCTAGGGGAGATCAAGGGGATGTTCG GCGATCCTCTTCCGGATCTTCCATCCCAACATGGATGAGTGAGCCTGGACCGGTCCTACTCAAGCGTCACGTCCGTGCAAGCAAGACAGATCCGTTAGTTGATGAGGTGGAATTGCTTCAGGCGAATCCTCACTACGCCCATGTGCGCTATCCAGACGGCCGAGAAACAACAGTCTCTACCAAGCATCTTGCCCCCAAAGGTGAAGTACCAACAATGTACCCACTCCCTCAAGTTAAGCCTACTGTTCCAGGTGAGCATCACCCTGCTACTGGTAGTTCCCCACCTTCCTCGGAGATAGAAGTGGAGATAGGTGTGGGCGAAGAAGTGCCACAGGTCAGTACAGGTCTTGATGGGCAGCCTCCCTTGCGACGTTCGGAGAGGACCCGACGTCCAGTGGACAGACTTAACCTCTAA